The Schizosaccharomyces pombe strain 972h- genome assembly, chromosome: I genome contains a region encoding:
- the mtq1 gene encoding S-adenosylmethionine-dependent methyltransferase — MRLPRITKFALYRENPCLLPLYHATRDPSLAKREWTWICKELKLLYPEISKHGLRKKIVNACQLRARNYPLQYILKSQPFGNIKIDCQQGVLIPRWETEEWVERVVDKLNRLERLKPLKILDLCTGSGCISSFVLANLRVPHTIEAVDVSKKALKLAVKNCDRAIAHGTVGKINFHQIDVLNEHERVESLLQTSHVLLCNPPYISDDDFAAQTDISVRKYEPKLALLAKNGGNEFYYKFSQYIKRMLQRNAKDFVPLSLIVFEIGSTHQAKIVKSLFDDTNWQANIEQDGAHQDRVVIITRKDRRLIDI, encoded by the coding sequence ATGCGACTACCAAGAATTACtaaatttgctttataTCGAGAAAACCCTTGCCTACTCCCTCTTTATCATGCCACAAGAGATCCATCTTTGGCTAAAAGAGAGTGGACGTGGATATGCAAGGAATTAAAGCTGCTGTATCCAGAAATTAGCAAACATGGGTTGCGAAAAAAGATAGTAAATGCCTGTCAACTTCGAGCAAGAAACTATCCACTTCAGTATATACTGAAAAGTCAACCTTTTGGTAATATCAAGATAGATTGTCAACAAGGAGTTTTAATACCTCGTTGGGAAACAGAAGAATGGGTTGAACGTGTGGTTGATAAGCTAAATCGACTCGAGAGATTAAAACCGTTAAAGATTCTCGATTTATGTACAGGGTCTGGCTGCATATCAAGCTTTGTGTTGGCAAACCTAAGGGTTCCGCATACTATTGAAGCCGTTGATGTTTCTAAGAAAGCATTGAAGCTTGCGGTGAAGAACTGCGACAGGGCGATAGCACATGGAACGGTTGggaaaatcaattttcatcaaattgATGTTTTAAACGAACATGAAAGAGTAGAGAGCCTGCTTCAAACAAGCCACGTGTTGCTATGCAATCCTCCTTATATATCTGATGATGATTTTGCTGCACAAACCGACATTTCTGTGCGCAAATACGAGCCCAAGCTGGCTCTTTTAGCTAAAAACGGAGGTAATGAGttttattacaaatttaGTCAGTACATAAAAAGGATGTTACAAAGAAACGCCAAGGATTTTGTACCTTTATCCTTAatagtttttgaaatcgGTAGCACTCATCAAGCTAAAATAGTGAAATCATTATTTGATGATACCAACTGGCAAGCGAATATTGAACAGGATGGCGCACATCAAGATCGAGTGGTAATAATCACCAGAAAAGATAGACGACTCATTGACATTTAA
- the snz1 gene encoding pyridoxal 5'-phosphate synthase (glutamine hydrolyzing) produces MSAEIKGSTQVKAGLAQMLKGGVIMDVVNAEQARIAEAAGACAVMALERVPADIRAQGGVARMSDPSMIKEIQAAVSIPVMAKVRIGHFVEAQILESIGVDYIDESEVLTPADDINHIEKSKFTVPFVCGSRNLGEALRRISEGAAMIRTKGEAGTGDVVEAVRHTRQMQGELRRVKSMSPDELYTYAKEIAAPIDLVKECAQLGRLPVVNFAAGGVATPADAALMMQLGCDGVFVGSGIFLSGDPAKRARAIVRAVTHYNDPKILAEVSENLGAAMVGRSVSSLEEKEKLATRGW; encoded by the coding sequence ATGTCTGCCGAAATTAAGGGATCTACTCAAGTCAAGGCTGGTCTTGCTCAAATGCTCAAGGGTGGCGTTATCATGGATGTCGTGAATGCAGAGCAAGCTCGTATTGCTGAAGCTGCTGGTGCTTGCGCTGTCATGGCATTGGAGCGTGTTCCTGCCGATATTCGTGCTCAGGGCGGTGTTGCTCGTATGTCCGATCCCTCTATGATCAAGGAAATTCAAGCTGCTGTCTCAATTCCTGTCATGGCTAAGGTTCGTATTGGACACTTCGTCGAGGCtcaaattttggaaagcaTTGGTGTTGACTATATTGATGAGTCTGAAGTTTTAACGCCTGCTGATGATATCAACCATATCGAGAAATCCAAGTTCACTGTTCCATTTGTTTGTGGCAGCCGTAACTTGGGTGAAGCTCTGCGCCGTATTTCCGAGGGTGCTGCCATGATTCGTACCAAGGGTGAGGCCGGTACTGGTGATGTTGTGGAGGCTGTCCGCCACACTCGCCAAATGCAAGGTGAACTTCGTCGTGTGAAGTCTATGTCTCCCGATGAGTTGTACACCTATGCCAAGGAGATTGCCGCCCCCATTGATTTGGTTAAGGAGTGTGCTCAATTAGGCCGTTTGCCTGTTGTCAACTTTGCTGCTGGTGGTGTTGCCACTCCTGCTGATGCTGCTCTCATGATGCAACTTGGCTGTGATGGTGTTTTTGTAGGATCTGGCATCTTCTTGTCTGGTGACCCGGCCAAGCGTGCTCGTGCCATTGTTCGTGCCGTTACTCACTATAACGATCCTAAGATTTTAGCTGAAGTTAGTGAGAACTTGGGCGCCGCCATGGTTGGTCGCAGCGTTAGCTCTTTGGAggagaaggaaaaattgGCTACTCGCGGGTGGTAA